The window AAAGGATAATGCGGCCCGCAATAAACTGTGGGAAGCGCGCCATGCGTTGGCGTATGCGTATATTCACGGGTATCCAGGGAAGAAAATGATGGTGACGGACGTCTGCGTACCTATTTCAGAACTGGCAAATGCGGTTTTATTCGCACGGGAGCAATTGAACGAAGCCGGACTGCCGGGCGGACTCGTCGGCCACGTCGGCGATGGAAACTTCCATGCTCTCGTCATGATTGATATGGAAAATGCCGAAGAAGTCGCAACGGCGGACCAATTTAATGAAAAAATCGTCATGTATGCCTTGGAACGGGGCGGCACCTGCACAGGCGAACACGGCGTAGGCGTCGGAAAGCAAAAGTACCAAGCGATGGAACACGGCGAAGCGTTCCATGTCATGGAAAAGATCAAAACAGCTCTCGATCCAAATAACCTGTTGAATCCAGGCAAGATCGTCAATATGAAGTAAGAGAACCTCCCGGGGGAAAAATTCCTCGGGAGGTTCTGTTTTGGGCCTGCCTGTTTTGGTGCCAGGCACTCAAACATTCATGTTTATTCAAACTTTCACGATTGTTTATACTTTCATGTTTATCGTGTTTGTTTGGGTGCCTGTCACTTTTGCAGAGGGACTTTCCATCCGTTTTCAACCGGATAGTACCGGGTTACCGACAATAGGTGCAGTGTCACTTCTTCTGGGACCGCGTCCAGTCCATATGCCCTCAGTTCCAATGTTTTTTTATAACGAGCGTTGTCATCGGTTTCCGTCAATGTTGAGCCGCTAGCATACACAGGATAGGCGTTTCCTTGGGGATCCGTCAGCATCCAATTGCCGAGCTCCGCCGCCCCCGCTTCTTTGCCGCCTTCCATTTCGATTAGGAAGGTCGTTTGTTTCTCGATCGGGTTCCATGATTTGCGCAGTTCGTACGTATTATTTTTAGCCGCCTTTTGGATTGTCAGGAAATTCCCTTCATACTCAAACGACACCGGCTCTTTTTTGAGCACCTTCGGCTTGAATGAAATCGAAAAATCCGCCGGCTCTGCCTTATAGACACCCTCCAGTACAAACGTCATCGGAGACGGATCTTTTTGGGGAATAAAAGAATCAATCCACGCCATATGCCCTATATTATCCAAGCTTTGCCCTGTAGATTGGAGCATACTGCCTTCGCTGCCTTGTGAAAGGGTGTTCCATTGATAGATAATTTTCTGCTGTGCATTTTCGATATGGTAAGCAATAGCCGTATCTGTATGGATTGGGGGAAAATCCCCATTCCCTTTAAACTTCTCCCGCATTTTGTTGACCTGTTCCTCAATCCGCTGCTGCTCTTGTTCAGTCAGCATTGTTTCATATTTTAGTTCATTCGAAGAAGGGGCCGCTTGCCACTTCTTCAGTTGAATGGCGACGCCATGATGTTCCGCCTGTTCTTTCTCTAATGAAATCGTTTGGGTCAGTTGGCTATTTTCCCGTAAATCCACCGGGATGTCCAGTTGCCAATTCCCCGTTTTCCCTTTCATTTCGCGAATATCAAAAGAAATCGTCACTTGTTCAACATTCTCATACTCCCTCAGCGAGAATTCCAACTGTCCATAATCACTGTCGTCTCTCCAGCCGCCACTGAAGGAATCAATCGGATTGCCGTTTTGATCCGTCACCGTCACTTTACTTTTTAAATTAGGAAAATCCAAGTAAGCGTCCAGCGGTTTTCCATTTTGATTCAAAATGAGATAAGAAAGCGATACACGCGAAGAATCAGCCACGATGTCTTCGACTTTAAAAGTGAGGCCTTGGTCTGTCACGGACAGATCCACTCGGTTGACCAAGCCTTCCTCCGTCGCCTGCCGCAACCCCTCATCCACTTGGTCCGTAGCGAACATCCCTCCGATCAATTGCGCAAAACTTGGATAAGACACCGTGATACCTGCAACGAGCAACAGACCAGCTGCCGTTGCGGCAATTCGTCTCCATCGCTTTTTCTTTTTTACCTGTTGAGCCGGATAAGGATCTAACTGATCTAAAATGTTTGATGTGAAATCCGCCGGCAATTCCGGGGTTTGCAAGGTGTCTTTAATAAATTGCTGTTCTCCTTGCAACATTTCCAGCACTTCTTGACAAGATGAGCAGCCGGCAAGATGAGACTGCATCTGCTTTTTTTCATTTTCCTGCAATAGTCCGTCTACATACTGTGACAACTTATCCGCCGTTGGACAGTTCATGGTAATCCCCTCCTTCACGTTTTACCGTAGCCCTCATTTTTTTCTTCGCCCGATGCAGTTTATTGCGGACGGTCGAGACCGGGACATCCGCCAATTCACTAATTTCGTCATAACTCAATTCATTCGCATAGCGTAAAAGAATGATCAACCGCTCATCCTCCGGCAAAGTCGCGATTAACCGCTCCAATTGCCGGCTCTTTTCCTTTTTTAGAAAAATGAGTTCCGGATGCTGCGGATTGACAACTTGGTTCTCGTCAATCTGCTGAGATGCCGATTGATAATACTTTTTTCGATATTGGTCCAGACAATGATTGATGGCCACCCGATATAGCCAGCTGGAAAACGAACCGGTTTCCTTATACTGATCCAATCGCTGATAGACTTTGATGAATGCCTCCTGTACAAAATCTTGTGCATCTTGCGGATTTTTTGTCATACGTAAAATGGTGGCGTATAAAGGATTTTTATATTTATCGATAATGTGGGCGTAGGCTTGTTTATTGCCCGCCACCACTTCTCGGATCCACTGCAACTCCTCTTCCATTGGGCAGATCCCCCTTTCTCCAGTAAACGAACATGCGCATGAGTCGTTTGGGTATTTCACTAAGTATAACGGGTTGACGAAGGAAATCATTTCACTTGTGGAAGATAAAATTGTAAAGGTGACACTGTCACCATAGGCACCATCGTTGCAACATCAGGAATTTTTTGGCACAATGAAGGGTAAAAGTCGCTATCAGGGGGAGGGTTTCTATGATTCGTGCCATCATTGTCGATGATGAACCGTTGGCCTTGCAGCATATGAAGCTAAAATTGATTGAAACCGGCCATGTTGAAGTAATCCAAACTTTTTTCAATCCGCTTGCCGCTTTAGAAGAAATGAAAAAACTAGATTTCCATGTCGCCTTTCTCGACATCGAAATGCCCGGATTAAGTGGGTTGGATTTAGCAGAGTATATTCAGGAATGGAATCCTTCTATTTATATTGTTTTTGCTACTGCCTATCGGGACTATGCAATCCAAGCTTTTGAATTGCACTCCATCGACTATGTTCTCAAACCTATTATAAAAGACCGGATTGATAAAACGATTACACGGATACGGGACCATATTCTTTTGACAGCAGAACTCCCCGTTCAAGAAATTCCTCCCTCGTTGAGAATAGAGTGTTTCCGTGAATTTGCCGTGTACCATCAGAATGAACCGATCAAGTGGAAAACGGCAAAGGTGAAGGAGCTTTTTGCCTTTTTCATTATGAATTATAATTCACCTATCAATCGGGATAGCCTAATTGACACGTTATGGCCAGAAACGGACTATCAAAAGGCAAAAATCCAGTTGCATACTTCCATCTCCCATTTGCGAAAAACATTGAATGCGCTTGGCTATCCGAATGCCATCACTTTTTCAAATCAAAGCTACTCTCTGCAATTACCGGCATTTCAATGCGATGCACATGAGCTGGAGCAGCTTGTCGATGATATGCCCAAGCTGGAAGAAAACAATGTGCAAGTAGTTGAACGCATCATCCAACAATACCAAGGGGATTTCCTGGAGCTCAACAGCTACGACTGGTCGATCACGAAAGCGCAAGAGCTTCGCCTATCGATTTTGCAACTGCTGCAAACGATGGTCCATTACTATTCGAACCACCATGAGTCGCATAAAAAACAGCACTATTTGCAGAGGATGTGTCAATTAAACCCCTACTCAGAGGATGGCGTACGCCAATTGATGCAGCATTATATCGATATCGGAAACCGGGCCGGGGCGTTGGCCGCTTATCATGATTTAAAGTCGCTTTTGATGGAAGATTTGGGTATTTTACCGGATGCCTCCACAAATGAATTATATGAAACGGTTTTGAGGAGTCACAGTAATTCTTCACCACAAAAAGTCCAATAAGCTCCCCCGACGGGAGGCTTATTGGACTTTCTCACTTCTTCGGAATGGAAAAATGGACAACTGTTCCAACATATGGGGTACTTGTAATACGCAGCCCTTGCCCATACAGTTGGTGTAGGCGTTTCTCCGTATTTCTTAACCCGATGCCTCTTCTTTCTCCAGAATGCTCTGTCAGCAATCCTTGCAATTGATCCGCATTCATCCCCATCCCATCATCCGAAATAATAATGTCTACGGATTCCGGATGGTCAAGAATCTCGATACGGACCGTTCCCCCTTCTGGCCGTTTTAAAATACCATGTTTAATGGCGTTTTCCACAATGGTTTGTATTGTGAAGGGAGGTATGTGAATATCGGGGACCTGTTCAAAATCCTCCACCACTTTCAACCTTTCACCAAAACGTTCCCGCTCGATAAAAACATACGAACGGACTAAACTGAGCTCGCTAACCAACGGAACGACTTGATCAAGATTTTGGGCCGCAAAGCTGGCATGCAGGTAGGTTCCGAACTGCTCCAATAACCTGACCATTTTCGCAGGGTTGATCTCACTTAAAGCAGCTATGGTATTCAAAGTGTTGAAAAGAAAATGGGGCTGGATTTGTGCTTGTAGCCAAGCCGCCTCCATTCGAACGCGTTCATCGATGGAACGTTTCAACGCCGTCTGGGCATGTATCCGGGCTATCAACTCCAGTCTTTCCACCGGCTTTGTGACATAGTCGGTAGCTCCGGAATAAAAGCCCGTTTGAATGTCTTCCAGTTGGCTTCGTGCCGTCAATAAAATGACAGGGAGTTCGGAAATCGAAAAACGCTCCCTGATTTTCCTTGTCAATTCATAACCGGACATATTCGGCATCATGACATCCGAAATGACGAGATCCCATTGCCCTTGCTGCAATAATCCCAGCGCATCTTTTCCGCTAGCACATGTAACCACTTCATGCTGTTCCATCGTCAGAATCCGTTCGACAATAGCCAGATTGAGTGGATCATCATCGACTACGAGAAAACGGGACGTTCCTATATTAGGCTCCAACCTGTTATTCTGTTCAATCCGCTCCTCTGATTTTTCCTGGGCAGGCTGCAAAGGAAGGGGAACGGAACTTTGTTTTTCAACGATAGGCAAAGTAAAGGTAAAAGTCGAACCTTCCCCAACTTCTGTTTTTACTGAAATTGTACCTCCATGAAGCTGGACAAGCTCCTTGCAAATGCTCAGCCCTAAACCGATCCCCCCACTCATCGCCGTCATGCCGCCATCGGCACGTTCATAAGGGTGAAAAGCCAATTCAGCGGTCTCCTGATCCATTCCGACGCCTTCATCGGAGACTTCAATGACAGCCCATCCTTTCCTCACAGTAGCGGAAACCCGTACGCCCCCCTCTTCCGAGTACTTCACCGCGTTATGAATCAAATTGAAAAATATCTGGAATAATCTGTTCTCATCCGCCATGACAAGCGGGAAGTCTGCCGGGATATCATTTACAAAAGAAACCTTTTTTCCTTCCTTCATAAATTGCAGTGTATCAAATACGCTGGAAATTACGGAAGTAGTGTGAATTTCCTTTATGTCCAGCCGGATGGAGGCATCCTTCAACTTGGACATATCCAAC is drawn from Sporosarcina sp. FSL W7-1349 and contains these coding sequences:
- a CDS encoding DUF4179 domain-containing protein, which gives rise to MNCPTADKLSQYVDGLLQENEKKQMQSHLAGCSSCQEVLEMLQGEQQFIKDTLQTPELPADFTSNILDQLDPYPAQQVKKKKRWRRIAATAAGLLLVAGITVSYPSFAQLIGGMFATDQVDEGLRQATEEGLVNRVDLSVTDQGLTFKVEDIVADSSRVSLSYLILNQNGKPLDAYLDFPNLKSKVTVTDQNGNPIDSFSGGWRDDSDYGQLEFSLREYENVEQVTISFDIREMKGKTGNWQLDIPVDLRENSQLTQTISLEKEQAEHHGVAIQLKKWQAAPSSNELKYETMLTEQEQQRIEEQVNKMREKFKGNGDFPPIHTDTAIAYHIENAQQKIIYQWNTLSQGSEGSMLQSTGQSLDNIGHMAWIDSFIPQKDPSPMTFVLEGVYKAEPADFSISFKPKVLKKEPVSFEYEGNFLTIQKAAKNNTYELRKSWNPIEKQTTFLIEMEGGKEAGAAELGNWMLTDPQGNAYPVYASGSTLTETDDNARYKKTLELRAYGLDAVPEEVTLHLLSVTRYYPVENGWKVPLQK
- a CDS encoding RNA polymerase sigma factor, translating into MEEELQWIREVVAGNKQAYAHIIDKYKNPLYATILRMTKNPQDAQDFVQEAFIKVYQRLDQYKETGSFSSWLYRVAINHCLDQYRKKYYQSASQQIDENQVVNPQHPELIFLKKEKSRQLERLIATLPEDERLIILLRYANELSYDEISELADVPVSTVRNKLHRAKKKMRATVKREGGDYHELSNGG
- a CDS encoding response regulator produces the protein MIRAIIVDDEPLALQHMKLKLIETGHVEVIQTFFNPLAALEEMKKLDFHVAFLDIEMPGLSGLDLAEYIQEWNPSIYIVFATAYRDYAIQAFELHSIDYVLKPIIKDRIDKTITRIRDHILLTAELPVQEIPPSLRIECFREFAVYHQNEPIKWKTAKVKELFAFFIMNYNSPINRDSLIDTLWPETDYQKAKIQLHTSISHLRKTLNALGYPNAITFSNQSYSLQLPAFQCDAHELEQLVDDMPKLEENNVQVVERIIQQYQGDFLELNSYDWSITKAQELRLSILQLLQTMVHYYSNHHESHKKQHYLQRMCQLNPYSEDGVRQLMQHYIDIGNRAGALAAYHDLKSLLMEDLGILPDASTNELYETVLRSHSNSSPQKVQ
- a CDS encoding ATP-binding protein; this translates as MKKQGINLPPVETGSMKIGKVFVSLILFLSFLTILRFIWIGMYLSESSPRAKDGVIDLRDSAVLENKVVPLDGEWLFYKDQLSDSRDGGLSTAEAPIRTEVPKNRKTDFFDSGASEVYGTYRLKILLDENQPESYVFYFQEVVSAFAVYVNDEKMLKLGEVASTPEEAVPDYRPIELLVDGRAKELDLVIQVSNFMPNRAGGIVKSIEFGKQGEVKRMMTVNYFLQFMTVTIVLLHSFYSLIIFLFFDRRRETLYLALAFLMMGLSILVDDDKILLYLVPSISFEMWRAMISISYVSAVFFILLFFRGIIKESFPGWKFARRYFDILVVLYIVFLVEKIKDVNLFPPFPVSSIIMLFPVVLPFFLFRLALIGRKDVVYLLLAVTALASSIIWASIKNRMFASLPYYPFDLVIGIVLFGVYWFRRFFHASDMSNRLSVQLQKEIERKDDFLANTSHELRNPLHGILNISQAIHDSGRDQLSNENKKNLETLMAVGRQMAMVLNDLLDMSKLKDASIRLDIKEIHTTSVISSVFDTLQFMKEGKKVSFVNDIPADFPLVMADENRLFQIFFNLIHNAVKYSEEGGVRVSATVRKGWAVIEVSDEGVGMDQETAELAFHPYERADGGMTAMSGGIGLGLSICKELVQLHGGTISVKTEVGEGSTFTFTLPIVEKQSSVPLPLQPAQEKSEERIEQNNRLEPNIGTSRFLVVDDDPLNLAIVERILTMEQHEVVTCASGKDALGLLQQGQWDLVISDVMMPNMSGYELTRKIRERFSISELPVILLTARSQLEDIQTGFYSGATDYVTKPVERLELIARIHAQTALKRSIDERVRMEAAWLQAQIQPHFLFNTLNTIAALSEINPAKMVRLLEQFGTYLHASFAAQNLDQVVPLVSELSLVRSYVFIERERFGERLKVVEDFEQVPDIHIPPFTIQTIVENAIKHGILKRPEGGTVRIEILDHPESVDIIISDDGMGMNADQLQGLLTEHSGERRGIGLRNTEKRLHQLYGQGLRITSTPYVGTVVHFSIPKK